The following are from one region of the Catenulispora sp. EB89 genome:
- a CDS encoding RHS repeat-associated core domain-containing protein: MLKIPVSRNALLGPALAVSLTVPLYAAPGPVPTVRPSTPASVAAPAAAAPAIAAQASDVLVDGWGDSTGYHLDVADAAGSFSWREVALLRPGGVDAQSWTGYQCTSGDGRYEAVAVLPTAAANSASLLAHGAIAYSVDLVTGAVEPLISGVGFDYHSPGCGVGDTAVFTGYPGTGDRATAVSVVDLATSRVTRSGTEAEQLTSAVPTGDTVTAVRGSAMVRLSPHAGGFATPTVLTTASGVPFDLRPSSDGGVDFAVMAKGNTTAEVWHENNGTPHRLGQGPATSVALLAGRGGHNLASGVTPAAGSDVRALMTTGADKATPKTVPEAVSLDGDAVLSAPAGVRATAPMIAVSGHPATARPFPTGSEKVTTATPHTSPPPAQPHSTAATTTATAKATAAITPATSGTPACSVPRLDPARQVLQPDAAQVDWATQLDERGLETAARPAGYANLGLVSYSPSGDFPPVPLDHPAGSGTTAVPRSVMEAILAQESNWDQASWHALPGIAGDPLIADYYGSGGSIDTIDYSSADCGYGIAQVTDGMFAGQTDYSAHGQMKIAVDYAENIAAGLNILQNTWNQLYAAGITANNGDPRYLENWYFAIWAYNTGIQPTAAFGNPGCTPGPSCTGPDGTWGLGWSNNPANPNYPPNRAPFLEYSYGDAAHPGSWPYQERVLGWMGSPLLGAGGPKYAPATLNGGSSWLNVPPINTFCSAADDCSPGTGGGAGSCTLSDYECWWSAPATWLPNCASVCATSSYTVAAGTPEPSGSDPHPPTCNASSTDLPTTGSGAPIIVDDESSPPLNLVGCGGENWSDGGTFTYTYGTDSAGDQVGAIDTHQLGAGFGGRILFTHTEDGSETDLVNIGTWAPRLPKSQYYTIKVHVPATGAAVTDATYKVSTAGYGTYLAPLNQDQEREAWLTLGTVALAPGATVSLSNISGSQAGAYDVAFDAMAFLPQGGTPGVPIGGAPATAERPGGANPSWTQCLCSTRTAGDPVDTATGAYSDSFTDLSTPGRGLALDLTRTYDSALADPSGPNGAAAVNGPFGWGWTFSYGLSAATDPATGNVTVHQEDGSTVSFTDSSGSYAPTAPRDAATLVKSGSTYVLTRRATQIFTFDAASGRLLSETDPPGTQAVPPTATTLAYNASGQLTTITDPAGRTYTLGWTGSHISSLQDGAGREVTYAYDAAGDLTDVYGVATVRTPTLQNNDHATFAYSSSHLMTAYRAPTYYGDTTTSPSPVLTMAYDASDRVTSQTNPIGGTTSFRYGPSGSLVAGQTLTTDPAGHAELDTYTNGLLNSKVLGYGTASAATWAYTYDPVSLGVTTITDPTGAVQSFSYDASGNRISSADALGATTSYTYNAFGQVTTKTDPDGVQTAYGYDEAGHIATTGGTNSGSLVYGLLTSTTTHQTEQSAEPGAPAPPTPVVTGDYYDTAAHPGDLTRAVDGDGATTTTGYDAYGDVISLTTPVGDKTLYGYATATGLLTSAVSPLGSAAGTTTSCTPPATGCTVYGHDSLGDVTSATDPAGHVSTAGYDAAGRLTSTTDGAGNHIAYGYDPNNDQTTVTRADGSATHTAYNTDGSVASTTDASGGVTAYTYDAQGRQATVTDPDGAATADSYDAAGRPSTVTDPLGRVTTNAYDAAGRVTSTSYSGTGAPTVGYGYDAAGRRVRMTDGTGTSTWQYSLLGAVSAMTNGAGASVAYGYDADGNQTSITYPGGVGTVTQTFDPDDRLASVTDPSGRNTGFTYNADNALTATSYPNGDTVTDSYDATDALTGTALARAGSGGSGLASVAYTRNADELVLTSTPTGLAGGATTYQYDALNRVDQATTSAGTSGYSYTPAGGPNTLAGTAQRFDAAGRLCWSASPAPGGTPACASPPSGSTVYAYDSAGERTTRTDASGTVSHYGYNAAGEMTSASGSFGSAQYTYDGNGLRAGKTVGSTSESFTWGTGSTPNLLSDGTTAYLYGPGNLPIEQIGGGGAAQWFFHDALGSTVALTDGTGAVVGSFGYNPYGAVTATSGTATTPLGFGGQYGDSETGLVYLRARYYDPETAQFLTVDPDLKQTGQPYQYAGDDPVNALDPSGLFSWKTFGKIASAVSTAAAITLAVGIASGPIAAALATVAVVGGLTSAGVDFADGDYTGAVFDTAGALFGAGGYVEDATSEILEPVARLALGRTGTRLANVARGLRIGKAAEEAGAAGHALDNIGAAFAGGGLDIALHGSSEESAGDTGPKDLSRLECFAPAP, encoded by the coding sequence GTCGCCGACGCCGCGGGCTCGTTCTCGTGGCGCGAGGTCGCGCTGCTGCGGCCCGGCGGCGTCGACGCGCAGTCGTGGACGGGGTATCAGTGCACGTCCGGCGATGGCCGTTACGAGGCGGTCGCCGTGCTGCCGACGGCCGCCGCCAACAGCGCGTCCCTGCTGGCGCACGGCGCGATCGCGTACTCCGTGGACCTCGTCACCGGCGCGGTCGAACCCCTGATCAGCGGGGTCGGCTTCGACTACCACTCGCCGGGCTGCGGCGTCGGCGACACCGCCGTGTTCACCGGCTATCCCGGCACCGGCGACCGGGCCACCGCGGTCAGCGTGGTCGATCTCGCGACCAGCCGCGTCACGCGGTCCGGGACCGAGGCCGAGCAGCTGACGTCCGCCGTCCCGACCGGCGACACGGTGACCGCCGTGCGCGGCTCGGCCATGGTCCGGCTGAGCCCGCACGCCGGCGGCTTCGCCACGCCGACCGTCCTGACGACTGCTTCCGGTGTCCCGTTCGACCTGCGGCCGTCTTCGGACGGCGGGGTCGACTTCGCAGTGATGGCGAAGGGAAACACCACCGCGGAGGTCTGGCACGAGAACAACGGCACCCCGCACCGCCTGGGTCAGGGCCCTGCGACCTCCGTCGCACTGCTGGCCGGACGCGGCGGGCACAATCTCGCCTCCGGGGTGACGCCCGCCGCCGGCTCGGATGTACGCGCGCTGATGACGACCGGCGCGGACAAGGCCACACCGAAGACCGTTCCGGAAGCCGTGTCCCTCGACGGCGACGCGGTCCTGAGCGCGCCGGCGGGTGTCCGAGCGACCGCGCCGATGATCGCCGTCAGCGGTCACCCCGCGACGGCCAGGCCGTTCCCGACCGGCTCCGAGAAGGTCACGACCGCGACACCGCACACCTCACCGCCGCCGGCCCAACCCCACAGCACAGCCGCGACGACGACCGCGACGGCAAAGGCAACGGCAGCCATCACCCCGGCCACCAGCGGCACCCCCGCCTGCAGCGTCCCCCGGCTCGACCCGGCCCGCCAGGTCCTCCAACCCGACGCCGCCCAAGTCGACTGGGCCACCCAGCTCGACGAACGCGGCCTGGAAACCGCCGCGCGCCCGGCCGGATACGCCAACCTCGGCCTGGTCTCCTACTCCCCCAGCGGCGACTTCCCGCCGGTTCCCCTGGACCACCCGGCCGGCAGCGGTACCACAGCCGTCCCGCGCTCGGTGATGGAGGCGATCCTGGCCCAGGAGAGCAACTGGGACCAGGCCTCCTGGCACGCGCTGCCCGGCATCGCCGGCGACCCGCTCATCGCCGACTACTACGGCTCCGGCGGCTCGATCGACACCATCGACTACTCCTCCGCGGACTGCGGCTACGGGATCGCGCAGGTCACCGACGGCATGTTCGCCGGCCAGACCGACTACTCGGCACACGGCCAGATGAAGATCGCGGTCGACTACGCCGAGAACATCGCCGCCGGTCTCAACATCCTGCAGAACACCTGGAACCAGCTCTACGCCGCGGGCATCACCGCCAACAACGGCGATCCGCGGTACCTGGAGAACTGGTACTTCGCCATCTGGGCCTACAACACCGGCATCCAGCCCACCGCCGCCTTCGGCAACCCCGGCTGCACGCCCGGACCGTCCTGCACCGGCCCCGACGGCACCTGGGGCCTGGGCTGGTCCAACAACCCGGCGAACCCGAACTACCCGCCGAACCGCGCCCCCTTCCTGGAATACAGCTACGGCGACGCCGCGCACCCGGGCAGTTGGCCGTACCAGGAGCGCGTGCTGGGCTGGATGGGCAGCCCGCTGCTCGGCGCCGGCGGGCCGAAGTACGCGCCGGCGACGCTGAACGGCGGCAGCAGCTGGCTCAACGTGCCGCCGATCAACACCTTCTGCTCGGCGGCCGACGACTGTTCGCCGGGCACCGGCGGCGGGGCCGGCTCGTGCACGCTGAGCGACTACGAGTGCTGGTGGTCCGCGCCGGCGACCTGGCTCCCGAACTGCGCGAGCGTCTGTGCGACGAGCTCCTACACCGTCGCCGCCGGGACGCCGGAGCCCAGCGGATCCGATCCGCACCCGCCGACGTGCAACGCCTCGTCCACCGACCTGCCCACGACCGGCTCCGGCGCCCCGATCATCGTCGACGACGAGTCCAGCCCGCCGTTGAACCTGGTCGGCTGCGGCGGGGAGAACTGGTCCGACGGCGGGACGTTCACCTACACCTACGGCACCGACTCGGCAGGCGACCAGGTGGGCGCGATCGACACCCACCAGCTTGGAGCGGGGTTCGGCGGCCGGATCCTGTTCACCCACACCGAGGACGGCAGCGAAACGGACCTGGTGAACATCGGCACCTGGGCACCGCGCCTGCCGAAGTCGCAGTACTACACGATCAAGGTCCACGTCCCGGCCACCGGAGCGGCCGTCACCGACGCCACGTACAAGGTGAGCACCGCCGGGTACGGCACGTATCTCGCCCCGCTGAACCAGGACCAGGAACGCGAGGCCTGGCTCACGCTGGGCACCGTCGCCCTCGCCCCCGGCGCCACCGTGTCGCTGAGCAACATCAGCGGCAGTCAGGCCGGGGCCTACGACGTCGCCTTCGACGCCATGGCCTTCCTGCCCCAGGGCGGGACGCCCGGCGTGCCGATCGGCGGCGCACCGGCGACCGCCGAGCGGCCCGGCGGGGCGAACCCGTCCTGGACCCAGTGCCTGTGCTCCACCCGCACCGCCGGCGACCCGGTCGACACCGCGACCGGCGCCTACAGCGACAGCTTCACCGACCTGTCCACCCCGGGCCGCGGTCTGGCCCTGGACCTGACCCGCACCTACGACTCGGCCCTGGCCGACCCGTCCGGACCCAACGGCGCCGCCGCGGTCAACGGCCCGTTCGGCTGGGGCTGGACGTTCTCCTACGGGCTGAGCGCCGCCACCGATCCGGCCACCGGGAACGTCACCGTGCATCAGGAGGACGGCTCCACCGTCTCCTTCACCGACAGCTCGGGCAGCTACGCGCCGACGGCACCGCGCGACGCCGCGACGCTGGTCAAGAGCGGTTCCACATACGTTCTCACCCGCCGCGCGACGCAGATCTTCACCTTCGACGCCGCCTCGGGCCGGCTGCTGTCCGAAACCGATCCACCCGGCACCCAAGCCGTCCCGCCGACCGCGACGACGTTGGCCTACAACGCCTCCGGACAGCTCACGACCATCACGGACCCGGCCGGACGCACCTACACGCTCGGCTGGACCGGGTCGCACATCAGCAGCCTGCAGGACGGCGCGGGACGCGAAGTCACCTACGCGTACGACGCGGCCGGCGACCTGACCGACGTCTACGGCGTCGCCACCGTCCGCACCCCGACCCTGCAGAACAACGACCACGCCACCTTCGCCTACTCGTCATCGCACCTGATGACGGCCTATCGCGCGCCGACGTACTACGGCGACACGACCACGAGCCCGAGCCCGGTGCTCACCATGGCCTACGACGCCTCCGACCGGGTCACGAGCCAGACCAACCCGATCGGCGGGACCACCTCGTTCCGCTACGGCCCCTCCGGGAGCCTGGTGGCGGGGCAGACCCTCACCACCGATCCGGCCGGCCACGCCGAGCTGGACACCTACACCAACGGCCTGCTCAACTCCAAGGTGCTCGGCTACGGCACCGCGTCGGCCGCGACCTGGGCCTACACCTACGACCCGGTCAGCCTGGGCGTCACCACGATCACCGATCCCACCGGCGCGGTGCAGAGCTTCAGTTACGACGCGTCCGGCAACCGGATCAGCAGCGCGGACGCGCTGGGGGCGACGACGAGCTACACGTACAACGCGTTCGGCCAGGTGACGACCAAGACCGATCCGGACGGCGTGCAGACCGCCTACGGGTACGACGAGGCCGGGCACATCGCGACCACCGGCGGCACGAACAGCGGGAGCCTCGTCTACGGACTGCTGACCAGCACCACGACTCATCAGACCGAGCAGAGCGCCGAACCGGGCGCCCCGGCGCCGCCGACCCCGGTGGTCACCGGCGACTACTACGACACCGCGGCCCACCCCGGCGATCTGACGCGCGCCGTCGACGGCGACGGGGCCACGACGACCACCGGCTACGACGCTTACGGCGACGTCATCTCCCTCACCACGCCGGTCGGCGACAAGACGCTCTACGGCTACGCCACGGCGACCGGCCTGCTCACGTCGGCTGTCAGTCCTCTGGGTTCGGCCGCCGGGACGACCACGTCCTGCACGCCACCGGCGACCGGCTGCACGGTCTACGGGCATGACTCGCTCGGCGACGTCACCTCGGCCACCGATCCGGCGGGGCACGTCAGCACCGCCGGCTATGACGCGGCGGGCCGGCTCACGTCCACGACGGACGGCGCCGGGAACCACATCGCCTACGGCTACGACCCGAACAACGACCAGACGACGGTCACCCGGGCCGACGGCTCCGCGACCCACACCGCGTACAACACCGACGGTTCCGTCGCCTCGACGACGGACGCGTCGGGCGGCGTAACCGCGTACACCTACGACGCGCAGGGACGTCAGGCCACGGTCACCGATCCCGACGGCGCGGCCACCGCCGACTCCTACGACGCGGCCGGTCGGCCGTCGACCGTCACCGATCCTCTGGGCCGCGTCACCACGAACGCCTATGACGCGGCGGGCAGGGTGACGTCGACCTCGTACTCGGGGACCGGCGCCCCGACGGTCGGCTACGGCTACGACGCCGCGGGCCGGCGGGTGCGGATGACCGACGGGACCGGGACGTCCACGTGGCAGTACAGCCTGCTCGGCGCGGTCAGCGCCATGACCAACGGCGCCGGGGCGAGCGTCGCCTACGGCTACGACGCGGACGGGAATCAGACCTCGATCACCTATCCGGGCGGCGTGGGAACCGTCACGCAGACCTTCGACCCCGACGACCGGCTCGCCTCGGTCACCGACCCTTCGGGCCGGAACACCGGCTTCACGTACAACGCCGACAACGCTTTGACGGCGACCAGCTACCCCAACGGCGACACGGTCACGGACTCCTACGACGCGACCGACGCACTGACCGGGACGGCTTTGGCCAGGGCGGGCTCCGGAGGCTCCGGTCTGGCCTCGGTCGCGTACACCCGGAACGCCGACGAGCTGGTGCTCACCAGCACCCCGACCGGGCTGGCCGGCGGCGCGACCACGTACCAGTACGACGCGCTGAACCGGGTCGACCAGGCCACGACGTCGGCGGGCACGTCAGGGTACTCCTACACCCCGGCCGGGGGTCCGAACACGCTGGCCGGGACGGCGCAGCGGTTCGACGCCGCCGGGAGGCTGTGCTGGAGCGCGTCTCCGGCGCCCGGCGGGACCCCCGCCTGCGCCTCGCCGCCGTCCGGATCCACCGTCTACGCCTACGACAGCGCGGGCGAGCGGACGACCCGGACCGACGCGAGCGGCACTGTGAGCCACTACGGCTACAACGCGGCGGGCGAGATGACCAGCGCGTCCGGCTCGTTCGGGAGCGCGCAGTACACGTACGACGGGAACGGGCTGCGTGCGGGGAAGACGGTGGGTTCGACGTCTGAGTCGTTCACGTGGGGCACCGGCTCGACGCCGAACCTGCTGAGCGACGGGACGACGGCGTACCTGTACGGACCGGGCAACCTGCCGATCGAGCAGATCGGGGGCGGCGGGGCCGCGCAGTGGTTCTTCCACGACGCCCTCGGCTCCACCGTCGCGCTGACCGACGGTACCGGCGCCGTTGTGGGCTCCTTCGGATACAACCCCTACGGCGCGGTCACCGCCACGTCCGGCACCGCCACCACGCCGCTCGGCTTCGGCGGGCAGTACGGCGACAGCGAGACCGGGCTGGTGTATCTCAGGGCCCGCTATTACGACCCGGAGACGGCCCAGTTCCTCACCGTCGACCCGGACCTCAAGCAGACCGGCCAGCCGTACCAGTACGCCGGCGACGACCCGGTCAACGCGCTCGACCCGAGCGGGCTGTTCTCCTGGAAGACGTTCGGGAAGATCGCCAGCGCGGTGAGCACGGCGGCGGCGATCACGCTGGCGGTCGGGATCGCCAGCGGCCCGATCGCCGCGGCTTTGGCCACGGTGGCCGTGGTCGGCGGTCTGACCAGCGCAGGAGTCGACTTCGCGGACGGGGACTACACCGGCGCGGTGTTCGACACGGCGGGCGCTCTGTTCGGGGCCGGAGGATACGTCGAGGACGCCACCTCCGAGATCCTCGAACCGGTTGCCAGGCTGGCGCTGGGACGCACCGGTACCCGACTGGCGAATGTGGCGCGCGGCCTCCGGATCGGCAAGGCGGCGGAGGAGGCCGGGGCCGCCGGCCATGCCCTCGACAACATCGGCGCCGCGTTCGCCGGCGGCGGTCTCGACATCGCCCTCCACGGCTCGTCCGAGGAATCGGCCGGCGACACCGGACCCAAGGACCTGAGTCGGCTCGAGTGCTTCGCACCGGCGCCGTAA
- a CDS encoding Appr-1-p processing protein yields MADRAQSGQYPGDARAGGAPAHDQLVADLKVLRERGMLRLRSLELPALAAAAHAAGYTDGTAPDPAAVDQLLRDAVDALGDDIVGQAAEYLFGLVRGTAGWRPKDLREHAAGFYGVSAETFRKEREGLLVAQTAEEILKLCLRHRRQQLSPLGTASDAADAPRREPSEGSSLLLTAQSQTPASDTRGTVPVEFRTYGPFHLPVGNGSATISVHGGMVDALTGVDVVTAPENIYFALPAPFKASLSARLRSIAAHRDQAGEIVDDIVGRQIDEWMRTHGRAGLPVEPGTVAPTDAGELAAHGVRRIYHAAVAAPRPATNNYDIDPQAVFRATQNALALARAEREDFDPPLSSICIPLFGAGRGGLDPAVSFAWIWAAVTAQRELLDGWHLHFLTRRMDGTLAVLKRLEGVRVGSGSLLDSS; encoded by the coding sequence GTGGCGGACCGGGCGCAGTCCGGGCAGTATCCGGGCGATGCCCGGGCCGGGGGCGCGCCCGCGCACGACCAGCTGGTCGCCGATCTCAAAGTCCTGCGGGAGCGCGGCATGCTGCGCCTGCGCAGCCTGGAGCTGCCGGCCCTGGCCGCCGCCGCGCACGCCGCCGGCTACACCGACGGCACCGCCCCCGACCCGGCCGCCGTCGACCAGCTCCTGCGCGACGCCGTCGACGCCCTCGGCGACGACATCGTCGGCCAGGCCGCCGAGTACCTGTTCGGCCTGGTCCGCGGCACCGCGGGCTGGCGGCCGAAGGACCTGCGCGAACACGCCGCGGGCTTCTACGGCGTCAGCGCGGAGACCTTCCGCAAAGAACGCGAAGGGCTGCTCGTCGCCCAGACGGCCGAGGAGATCCTCAAGCTCTGCCTCCGCCACCGCCGCCAGCAACTCAGCCCTCTGGGCACGGCCTCCGACGCGGCCGACGCCCCACGCCGCGAGCCCTCCGAAGGCAGCAGCCTGCTACTGACCGCGCAGTCGCAGACCCCTGCATCCGACACCCGCGGCACCGTGCCAGTCGAGTTCCGCACCTACGGCCCCTTCCACCTCCCGGTGGGCAACGGCTCGGCCACGATCAGCGTCCACGGCGGCATGGTCGACGCCCTGACCGGCGTGGACGTGGTGACGGCACCGGAGAACATCTACTTCGCCCTCCCCGCCCCCTTCAAAGCCTCCCTGTCGGCCCGGCTCCGCAGCATCGCCGCCCACCGAGACCAGGCCGGCGAAATCGTCGACGACATCGTCGGCCGCCAGATCGACGAGTGGATGCGCACCCACGGCCGCGCCGGCCTCCCGGTCGAACCCGGAACCGTAGCGCCAACAGACGCCGGCGAGCTGGCGGCCCACGGCGTACGCCGCATCTACCACGCAGCAGTGGCAGCACCCCGCCCGGCGACGAACAACTACGACATCGACCCCCAGGCGGTCTTCCGCGCCACCCAGAACGCACTGGCCCTGGCACGCGCGGAACGCGAGGACTTCGACCCGCCCCTGTCCTCAATCTGCATCCCCCTGTTCGGCGCAGGCCGCGGCGGCCTGGACCCAGCGGTGAGCTTCGCGTGGATCTGGGCCGCGGTGACGGCCCAGCGCGAACTGCTCGATGGGTGGCATCTGCACTTCCTCACCCGACGCATGGACGGCACGCTGGCGGTGCTGAAGCGGCTGGAGGGCGTGCGCGTGGGATCGGGGAGCTTGCTGGACAGCAGTTGA
- a CDS encoding DUF2690 domain-containing protein — protein sequence MRKRLGALGALMAGLLLTAGTSVAAAAPASAATPAVSCHANSCYNVDPLASGCANDAETVLVQDYKAESQASFALEIRYSPTCAAAWLRLTVWSGYNIGFAGSAWNPGGTSVGFSGHQAPETWTAMVPATPTQQACGGTQFYVNGNWVRWYFLGCFTA from the coding sequence GTGCGCAAACGTCTCGGAGCCCTCGGAGCCCTGATGGCGGGTCTCCTGCTGACCGCGGGAACGTCGGTCGCGGCGGCCGCCCCGGCTTCCGCGGCCACTCCCGCCGTCTCCTGCCATGCCAACTCCTGCTACAACGTCGATCCGCTGGCGTCCGGCTGCGCCAACGACGCCGAGACGGTCCTGGTCCAGGACTACAAGGCGGAGAGCCAGGCGAGCTTCGCCCTGGAGATCCGCTACTCCCCCACCTGCGCCGCCGCCTGGCTCCGGCTGACGGTGTGGAGCGGGTACAACATCGGCTTCGCCGGTTCGGCCTGGAACCCCGGCGGCACCTCGGTCGGCTTCTCGGGGCATCAGGCCCCGGAGACGTGGACCGCCATGGTGCCGGCCACCCCGACGCAGCAGGCGTGCGGGGGAACGCAGTTCTACGTCAACGGCAACTGGGTGCGCTGGTACTTCCTGGGCTGCTTCACCGCCTGA